GCTTTCGGCAAGTGCCTCCCGGAAGCGGCCGCGGTAAGCAAGATGCTCTGCATACCAGTGGTGTGCTGTGGCATAGTTTGGATTCAACTGAATCGCGAGTCGGTATTCTCGTTCCGCAGCCTGCCAATCCCAATCGTAGTTTTGGGCGATCACTGCGAGCGCGACATGAGCTTCGGGAAGATTTCCATCCAACTCCAGAGCGCGAAGCGCGGCTTGTTTAGCCTTAGGCATATATTGTGCCTGCAAGCCGCCACTGTAACTGCTCAACAATGCGTAGGAATTCGCCAGTGCGGCATGGGCGGAAGCGTAGCCCGGATCGATTGTGACAGCCTGCTGGAAGCAGGAAACGGCCTGTCGCAATCCAGCTACATCTCGTTTGTTCAGGAAATAGGTTCCTCTTAGATAGAGATCATGTGCCTGGGTTGAGACGGCATGAATCGCCGCAGTTTTCGCAGGCGCGGAGGATTCGGAGCCGCCGAATCGAAGGCGCACTTCATTGGAAATCTGCTGGGCGATCTCTTGCTGAATGGCGAGCAAGTCAGTCGTGTCTTTGTCATATTCGCCCGACCAGAGGCTGCGTCCCCTCATGTCCACGAGCCGCGCGGAGATGCTCACCCTGCCAGAGTCGCGGCGCACGTTTCCTTCAACCGCGTATTGAACCTGCAATGCGCGGCCGATTTCCTGCAGTGACTCATGGCCACCTTTGTAATGCATTACTGACGCGCGGCCGATGACGCCCAGGCGGCGAGAGTCCGCTTGTCCCAGTTGCGAAATCAGCTCCTCGGTTAGCCCATCACTTAGATAATCCTGGCCCGAATCACCAGTGAGGTTTTCAAAGGGAAGAACTGCAAGAACCACTCGTGTATTTGCGTGAGAAGGGTGAAGGGAAGACCACCACATCAAGTAAACCGCTGCTGCCAGCATCATCAGGCTGGTCACTGCCACAAGCAACCGGAAGTGCGCGGGAAGCCACCGCATCCCCCAGCGTTGCTGAGGTCCGCTAGTGGCAGGCAATTCTGGTGTTGGGGGTGGAGTCGGCATGGCCACGACATGATCGTCTCCTGCAGATTCATCTCTCTGAACGCTCGCGATGAATCGATAGCCTACCCGCGGGAGAGTTTCGATATAGCGTGGTTCCGCAGCCGAATCGCCAAGGACTCTGCGTAGTTCCTTTATGGAATTGTTCAGTCCGTGCTCAAAATCCACAAAGGTCGTTTCCACCCAAAGCGCCTTGCGCAGTTCTTCCCTGGTAACTGCGTCCCCGGAGTGCTCCAGTAGCATTTGCAAAATCTGAAGTGGTTGCGGCCGTAATTTTAGCTTCACTCCGTACTTGTAGAGTTCGCGCGTGGGAATACGCAGCTCAAAAGGGCCGAATGCATGAGTCGGGACTTGTTTCGACATAGGAATACTTACTAGAGGAACGGGGAATCGAGTTTCCCTCAAATCGATGTTTCTTGCAAGGCGATTTTGAATGTGCGAGTTACGCAATTACCCGAATGTTATGTGCTTCATACCCTCCTTGTATTGACCTCAGATTCGAAAAATGAGATTTGCGTAAACGACAGAGTTTCTCGCTTGGAGGACGGGTCACACTTTCCGGCAATAGTGCGACTGGCGGAAATGGCAGTGGCGGCCGGTGGTGGGGTTGGAGGCAATGGTGGCTCAGCCTCGTTGTGGCCGCCGGTATCGGCGGTGATGGAGGAGGCGGTCGCGGACAGTTTGGCGATTGCCCTGGCGTTCTCATTCGAGAAATCCACAACCACCCTGAAATGTTCTTGAGCTACTCAGCTTATCTCAGTAAGTAGCTGAGTGCCCCCTTCCCGATACGGTATGGGCCAACTCTGCGTGACACTTCTTAAATCAGCGGCCAGGGAGGCCAAGGTGAAAACGCGCATAGTAGTACTTGCAGTCGCAGGAGTCTGTCTGCTGGGCACCAGCTTATTCGTCAGTGCGCAGCTCATTGACAACACTCAAGCGTCGAACAAGATCAACGCTGGAATCAATAAGTCGCTTGCCGACGAGATTGGCACTGGGCGCGGCGACGTCATGACGCCCTATTCCTCTTTATTCATCATCAATCGCGATCCGTATCGTTCGATTCGTCGCGGGCGCCAGATCTTTCAGCGCAAGTTCACTCGCGAGCAGGGACAGGGCCCGAATAACAGTGACGGAGTCGGCGATATTAATACCGTTGCGGGAATCGGCGCTGGGCTTTCCGATAGTTGTGCCAGTTGCCACGGACGTCCGAGAGGTTCCGCTGGAGCGGGCGGAGACGTCGCCACGCGGCCTGACAGCCGCGATGCTCCACATCTTTTTGGTCTCGGTTTGAAAGAGATGCTCGCAGATGAGATCACAGGCGATCTACGGGCGATTCGCTCATCAGCGTCGGCTGTGGCCAAGGCTTCGGGAAAGAGTGTGACCGCTGCTCTCCAGAGCAAGGGCATCTCCTATGGCTCAATCACGGCAAATCCCGACGGTTCGTTTGATACCGGGCAGGTCAGTGGAGTGAATCCCGATCTTCGCGTGCGACCGTTCTTCGCCGAAGGAAGCACAATTTCGATGCGCGAGTTCCTGGTCGGCGCCTTCCGCAACGAGATGGGAATGCCTGCAGCAGATCCCGATCTGCTCCTGGCCTCCAATGGTGGAAAAGTTACGACTCCATCCGGCATGGTGCTCGATGGCTCACTGGACAAGATTGAAGCCCCGCCGGCCTCAGATCCGGGAGCCGATCCCGATGGAGATCATGTCGCAAATGAGATCCCTGTGAGCCTTATCGACCACATGGAGTTCTATTTGCTGAACTACTTCAAACCCGGAATCTACAAACAGACTCACCAGACCCAACGGGGAGACAAGCTCTTTACCAAGATCGGCTGCGCGTCTTGCCACGTTGCCGACTTGTGGATTCAACATGATCGTCGTGTCGCAGATCTTGAGACGGTGTACGATCCGGTCCGCGGTAATTTGAATAATCTATTCGCGACTGCAGCGCCACTGATCAATGTAGTCGACGACGGCTCCGGTTTCCCAGCGCTCAAGAAGCCGAATCTGCAACCGTTCCTGGTGAAAGATATTTACACGGACTTCAAGCGGCATGACCTCGGCCCCGCTTTCTACGAGAGAAATTACGACGGCACGCTGACCACCCAATTCCTAACACGGCCTCTCTGGGGTGTAGGGTCCACCGGACCATACGGTCACGATGGCCGCAGCATCAATCTCAGCGAAGTAATCCTGCGTCACGGCGGCGAATCGCAAGCCTCACGGAATGCCTTTGCCAATTTGGAACCCGAAGACCAGGATGCTGTAGTCGCATTCCTGAACTCGCTCATCATCTTTCCGCCAGACGACACGGCGTCATCGCTGGACCCGGGAAATAGAGGCGCGACAAACTATCCTCAATCCGGACATGGGAGCATCAAGTTGACTGTGCTATTTAACAATCCCAGCGATCCCGAATAAACAGAACCACCTGCGGCAGCAGGTAACGCAGGATATCCGCACCCTTCGAGTAATCGAAGGGTGCGGGCTCGCCACCAGTCCTTGCAATCTGTGGGTTTCCCCAAATGAAATCGTCGGCACTCTTCCCTTTTGGGCTCCTCTGGAAGAACCCAATCCGAGAGCGGGAGCCTCAACTCTTGACTCCATTTGACTGCAGTCCTCGTGCGCACCGCTCGATCGGAAACGCCCGGCCAGACGACAAGAGCGGTCAGGAACGGCTGGCCCCCTGTCATCAATGACAGTTACACATTTTCCCAGTCAATCTTAATCTCTGGGAGCTAGAGGAGCACCGAGCCAGGCGAGTACTAGTGATCCGGAATCGAGATTGCCCAGCAGGGGGATGTCAATTCCGCTAGTGCGTTCATGCTCGCAGTGGCGTCGGTGACGCACTTCTTGCGTCATCGGCCGGTGCTCCTCGGATGCATTGTTCAGGTCCGGATGGTCAGTTCAGACGAAGGGATTCGCGTGCTAACAAGCACACCAATCCCGAGGCAAGAAAAACCGAGGAGAAAGGTCGCTGTCAAGTGAACGCTTTGAAGTACAGAACACTACCGGCTCTCGCTCCTTCGTTCCTAAGTCAATAAAGGAGACTACAAAAATGAACTTACGAAACACATGGACGCGACTGTCGCTCGTGCTCGTGTTAGGCGTCGTTTGCCTGGCCTTTGCCATGAGCCTGTACGCGCAAGTGCAAACGCAATCGTCGACAACCTCGGGGCAGGCCAGCAAAGAGGTAAAAGTGGAACGAGCCGAGGTGGTCTATGTCAGCGGAAATGACCTGCTAGTCAAGATGGAAGACGGCACTCTCAGGCATGTCCCAAATGTGCCGGAAAGCGCCAAAGTCTCGGTAAATGGCCAGCAGCTCGGCGTCCACGATTTGAAGCCGGGGATGAAGCTGGAACGTACAATCACCACCACCACAACGCCAAAGCTCGTCACCACAGTGAAGACTGTGACTGGCAAGGTGTGGCATGTTGCTCCGCCCAACAGTGTGGTTCTGACTTTGGAGGACGGTACAAATCAGCAATTCACCATCCCCAAGGGTCAGAAATTCAACATCGATGGACAGGAGTTGGATGCCTTTGGCCTGAAGAAAGGGATGAGGGTCTCAGCAACGAAAGTCGTCGAGGAACCGATTACTGAGGTTTCAGTCAACAGGAGTCTGGCGGGAACGATGCCGCCGCCGCCACCGCCTGATCAGCCAATCCTCGTGGCAGTCGCCCGACCTGCACCTGCACCAGCACCGGAGGCGGCCACTCCGGCTGCCTTGCCGAAGACAGCGAGCATGTTCCCACTGCTTGGCCTTGTAGGTTTGCTGAGCCTGGGCATGTCTCTCGTACTGAAAGCGTCTCGCACGATCAGATGAGCAGCTGGACACCGACCGGGTTCGTTTCTGAGAGCCACCTCGGAGGCGAACCCGGTCTTGTTATTGAGGTGCGATTCTCCTTTTGATAAGAAGGAAGGCGTTGTCAAGGTATGTTGTCGTGCCGAAGGCACGGTGAATGAGCCAGTGTGGTTGAGGACCATTCACTTGAATCACATCTGGGTGGAAGGGAGTTCCACCCAGCCACCGATCCGGCCACGACTGCAGCCATAATTCCGCTATGCGCACATCAGCCTATGCTGGATGCGAGAGCGCCCAATCAATTCAACGGTCTGGCCTGCGCTGACCAGGGGCATTTGCGCCAACTCGGCACGTGGATCGCGATGCGGCCGGGTGGGCCATGCTCTTATCCATGTCCTATAACGGAACACGAATACAGCAGGGGCCACCCGCCAATGCAACGCCGGCTCAGTTTGTGCGTCTGCGAGAGATTACCGAAATCAACGGCAATCCCTGGGCAACCATGGCCGAGTTAAACCTGCTTGCTCAGTAAGACTAGTCGCACCCTTCCCTTTTTGGTCGGTGGCCAGCATTGCGGGACGCACGATCGTACGTCTTGGCTATTGCAGAGTTGCGGCAATGAACTTCACGTTCGGCGTACTCCCGCGATTCGTGGTTAAGACGCCAGAAAGCTCAATCTCTTGCCCGTCACGTGCTGGTTGATAACTGACGGTCCAAACGAAGAAGTTGTATCCGCCAGCTCCAACATCGACAACGTCAGTCACATCAGCGGCTGATCCATCAGTCAGACGCGCAGTTAGAGTGACTGCTCCCGAGAATACGCTGCAATAAAGTTTTAGTGTTCTCACTGCACTTGAATTTGCCGGCGCACGAAGCCGGAACCCAGACCCCGTTCCCGATCCGGGGATGAACACGCCCTGATCGTTGTTAAATGACGCGAGGCCAACCCCGGCTGCATCATCGGACGCAACAGAGCTGATCGAGTAAGAACTTCCCTGGGTGAAGAGGGTGCCGCCGGCTGTCACCCAATCGAAGCTCTTCATGATTTGACCACCGAGCATTTTGCTGTGGTAGTTCCCAGTCGTGTTGCCGGCAGGCGCGAACCAATCTCGAGTTCCTTCACCCGACAGATTGATGACACTGTTCGGCGCCAGCGTGTGCGAGGCGCTCAATGAGCCCGTGCCAGGGTAGTTTGTCGGTCCGGGAGGTCCTTGCGGTCCTACGGGTCCGATAGCACCTGGCGCTCCGGCAGGACCTTGTGGTCCTGGAGGTCCTTGTAATCCGGCAGCTCCGGTAGCTCCTTGAGGACCAATTTGGCCCTGGGGTCCTGCCGGCCCCATTGCTCCTACGGATCCTGTAGCTCCTGGCAAACCTTGCGGTCCCATCGCTCCCGTTGGCCCCGCTGGTCCAGTAGCTCCCGGAATACCTTGCAGACCAGCTGGTCCTTGAGGTCCTGTCGCTCCAATTGGTCCAGTAGGTCCTGCAGCGCCAACTGCCCCGGCGGGCCCAGCAGGTCCTGGAACCCCCTGCAGACCGGTTAATCCTTGAGGTCCTGTCGCCCCAACTGGTCCAGGAGGTCCGATAGCGCCAACCGCTCCGGCGGGCCCAGCAGGTCCTGGAACTCCCAGCGGACCAGCGGGTCCTTGAGGCCCCGTGGCTCCAACGGGTCCGGTGGCTCCAACTGCTCCCGTGGCGCCAACTGGTCCGGCGGGGCCCGGTAGACCTTGCGGTCCCGCAGGTCCAGCTACTCCTGCAGGTCCAGCCAAGCCACGCACACCCTGAAGACCTTGTGGACCGATCGGCCCTACCTTTTCAAGCTGCACGTTTAATTCTGCGTCGTGGCTGTTCGATCCGTTTTCTTTGCTGTCGAATGCCGCTGAAATGTTTCCGACCGGAACCAGCGCGATGCCGTAGTTCATTTGCGCATGGTTCACCCAGTCCCGCACTAAGTCGGTTACGTCGATGACGAGATAATGATTCTTCGATTCCTTGGACACTGCCACGTTGCTTACATCGGTAAGGCCAAGCAACGGCAAGTTGCTGCCTTGAAGTGTGTCTTCATTCCACGCGCTCGCCACGCGAACTACATCGAAGGAACCAGGATGCGTTACAGCAGACACCCACAGTCGAATCGTGGCCTTATTGATCTGGTCTCCGGTTATTCCCTGTGGCAAGCGTGACAGGTCGAATCTGATGTATGCAGTCGAGCTCGGACCCTGCACTGCGAGGTAGTCCTTATCCCCATAATTTGCTTTGCGATCGGCAGACGAAAATGTGTCGTCGCTAACGGGCGCCTGAGCGAACAAAACCGAAGGACACAGCGCAAGAAGAAAGAACAGTGCGCGCAGGAAAGAGCTTGAACTTCTCACTTTCTTACCCTCTCATTCCATGGCCACGAACCGCCGTTCAGTCAGCGTCGGCCAGAACGCTTGTCTGCGGTGCCGGACTTCAAGGGGGGAGCAGAATTTCTTAGCGGGGAGTCGGGAGATGTCTAACTCTATGAGTGGTTAGGGAATACCACTCGGTTATTGCCTATAAACTTGCCATTCCCGAAGTGCAAAGTCAAAACACCAACGTAATGCCTGTAACCCATTGCTTCTAGGCGGCTTTTAAGAGGCTCGAGGCTGGAGGCTAGCCTATTCCCGTTTTGGGTGTTTGTGCTCGACTCAGATGCTAAGAGTGCCCTATGCGTTACTTAGTGTTGCAACTCCCTGGCTCATTCACCGTGCCTTCGGCACGTAACAGGATTGAGGTACCTTGACAACGCCTTCGTTCTTATCGAGGGGCACCCAGCTGGTTGGAATTGGACACAAGAACCACAATGGGAAAGGCTGGGCCACCCGCCAGTCGCCCGACCTGCACCTGCACCAGCGGAGGCGGCCACTCCGGCTGCCTTGCCGAAGACAGCGAGCATGTTCCCACTGCTTGGCCTTGTGGGTTTGCTGAGCCTGGGCATGTCTCTCTTACTGAAAGCGTCTCGCACGATCAGATGAGCAGCTGGACGTAGACCGGGTTCGTTCTTCAGAGCAACATCGGAGAACCAACCCGGTCTTGTTAGTGAGCTGTGATTCAGGTCGATCTCACGGATGCGGGGTCAGTTTTGTTTTCCCTTATCTGGACACCGAAACGGGAAAGGGCCACCCGTCCCTATTCCGCAGCTTGGAGAATTATGGGAATCTAGGACAAGAAGGGCGCCCGTCCAGAGTACGGTACCCGCTGGTGGGAGATCACTGAGAAAAACAAAAACAGAAACAAAGCACTGCCAAGCTATGACTGCGCAACCCGTCCCTCATCCATGCGGAGTCTCTGTTCGGCAAGGCTCAGCAAGCCCGAGATAAGAGACATCGGAATAGTAATCGAGAATAAGAGTATCGGGGCGGCCCATAGTAGCGGGCCATTCCAAAGGCGAAGCACTGTGCCAGAGTCTGACGCAGCAGCTACAGCCAGCAGTGTTACGAAACAAGTGCCAAATGAAATCATGAACAAACGAGAGCGCTTCGGCCGGGAAGCATGCACGATCATTCCAACGAGCCCACAACCCAACAGCGTAACAATAACTGCCCCGATCAAGTACGGATATATGAACTCTCGTCTTATGTAGCTGGATCCGAAGTATTCTGCTAGCGATACGGTTGGATAATGTTTGCCCCAATAGAAGGTTGCCATGGGGCCGCTTCCATCAAAACGAATTGGGGATCGCTGTTGCAACACCCAAAATGCGAAGAAGTAATAGAACGGTGATGCTAGCATCCAGTAGTACCTCTTGAAGAATCTGGTCATAGGCTCACTCGTTATACATCCTTGGGACGGGTGGCCCACCCTTCTTCCCGTTTTGGTTTCCACATGCGACTCCCATGTAAAGGGTGCCCCACTCCCCCACCCCAGCAACAAAATCGAGTTGCTGGGGACCCCGGTCTCGCGTGCTGTTCGCTAGGGTGGGATTCGAGAATCTGCGCAACTCCGGTTTACTTGTCTTTCTTAGACACCGCTGCGTCCTCAACTGTCATCGCTCGTGCGACGCAGCTGCCAGATAATTCCCTTCCAGTTTCACTGCCGTGAACTTCTGCGGCGCAAGCACGACTTGCAGGTCAGGATTGTAGTAATCCATCAGTTGCGAAGCCGCGCTTTGGGCGTTCACTGGATAGCGTAGTTTCATCTTGAACGAGAATTCCTCTCCCTCGGCGCGCCACGACCATAAGTAGAAAATCAACTTGTCAGGCTGCAGCTCATAGCGACTTATCTGCCCGTTTGAAATTAACTGTTTGAGGGAAGCGCGCTCGACCTCGGCGCCGGGAGGCAATCCCACTTCTGCCAGCAGCATTCCCCAACGACTCGCGCCGAATCGCTTTACGCTTACGAAGCACTGAGTCTCCGCTCCAACCTGCAGGTTCGACAGGTTGCAATGAGTACCGAACTGGAGACCGGATTCCTTCCCAGGCTGGGATTTTTCGCGGGCATCGCGGTCGCGCCATGGAATGTAGTATTCGGAGATCGCCTGAGCGCTCGCAAACGCGACCCCGTGGTCCGATGTGATTTCGATCGTGTTGTCACCGGTGACCAGATAAGGAGATATATCGAGAGACCTGGGCGCGTCGGCGATCTCAGCGTTAGGCTGCAGTGAAGCAACGTCGGCATCGCTGAGATCTTTGCCATTGATCCAGGCGTGGAGGTGCTCGCCCTGTGCATGAATTTGCTTCTTGGCAAGAGGAAACAGAGCGCGCAGCACCTGCACGGTCGCTTGTCCGCTGTACCACACTCCATACTCATCTTTACTTCTCAGCAGTGAGTAGATGCTCTCGGCAATTACTGGATCGTTTTCACATGCTGGGCCGCTGCAGCTCTCCTCCAGGGCTTGCACCGCCATGGCAGTTGCTTCCAGATCACCGGCATGTCCCCAACCATAAAAAGGAGAGGATGCCTTGATTTCCCAGTGCCGGCCGCGACTGTCGACATCGCTGAGCGCCAAGAGTTTTTCCTTCGCCTTCGTGACAGCCTCAGGATCGTGCAGCGCCGCTGCTATGCGAAGCTCCAGAGCTACGTCATACGGACTCTCTGCAGCTGCGGCGGACAGCCTGCTCCATGCCACTGCCTTGCGAACCGCCTTCTCAATCGGCTGCTTTTGCGCGGATGTATCGCCGGCGTTTGCAGACCGTGCAAGGGCAAGGGCGGTGAACAATACTGAGCTTGTCTCCCCTTTGCCAAAATGACCCTCCCAAGAGCCATCACTCAACTGCGTTTTTAAGAGCCAATCACGCGCACTGCTTATGCGAGTCTCATCAACGGCAATCAGCGAACTTGCATCTGTCAAAAATTCAATTCCATACGCCGTCAGCGCTGGATCAGGTTTCTCTTTCCTCTCTTCTCGCCCCCAATAAGTGAGCCCGCCGGAGGGATCGAAGTAATTCATTAAACGGTCGTATCCCTGGCGGACGTACTTTTCAGCTCGGACCGAATAGACGGACGTCTTGCCGGCCGCTTGCAGCAGTTGAAGCAGCAGAAGACTCGGATATGTTGAAGAAATTGTCTGTTCGCCGCAGCCATACGGACGTACCAGCGAGGCTTCCACACTCCTGGTGATGTGCGATCCCAGATTGGGATACACCGTGAGCCGCGTAAACAACGATCCTGGGATCGCATCTTCCGGAACGTGAATCACAATCGGGTGAGACTTGTCTACTACAAGGCCGCCCGCCAGAACATGGCGTAGTTCGCCGTCAGGATGAACGCGAACCGTCTTTTCGATGGCATCTCCATCCGTGTGATTCTTTGCCGTAACCCGTTGCTTTCCGGCGGGCGTAGAGTTCGAGGCCCGGAATGAAAAGTCCACGCTCGATGAGCCGCCGGCGGGCACAGTCGCTTGCGTATTAGCCGGGCTCAGCAATTCGAACCACGGGGCTGAGGCAAGCGATACGTCCATGGTCGCGCTGCTCTTGCCATAGTTGCGCAAGACCACCGGTGGCGAGATCTGATCACCCACTGTGAGAACCGGTGGTGTATCGAGATCCACGAAGAACGGTTGGAAGCTCTGGAATTCCCGTTCTGCACTTCCCATTTTTCCGTCTACGGTTGAACCGAATGCAACGACCTTCCAGGTAGTGAGATTGTCGGGTAGCTTGAAGTGAAGTTGTGCGCGCCCTGAGGAATTGGTCGCCAGAGCTGGCGCCCAATAAGCGGTCTCCTGAAAGTCATGTCGCAGACGCGGCGTGAAATCGAGCGTCTGGACGACTGCACTTCCTGCTGGGGTGGATATTCTCATCGAATGAGTGGAAACGCTCGACGACGTTGACAGGGTAGAGCTGGCCTCGGCAGTCACTTCTACGGTTTCCGTCGCATACGCCACACGCAGTGTGACGTCTACTCTGGTAAGCGAGGCCGAGGAGACCATCACATCGCGTAGCTCCATAGTTTGGAATCCGGGAGCAACCGCGGAGATGCGGTAAGAGCCTGGTTTCAGATCGCGCAACAAGAACTTACCGTTGCTGTCCGACTTGGTTTCAATAGCAGCACCGTTGCCGCCAAGCAGAACTTTTATCGAAGCCCCCGCAACAACGGCGCCTGTCTGGTCAAGAATCGTGCCGCCAATGGCTCCGGTGTTAGAGCGAAAGCTTCCTTCATCGATCTTGACCGGCTGGATGTCGCGACCACTTTGCCGGTCATATGGTTGAACGAACTCCGCCACCACGCGATTCTGTTCTGTCTCAGTACCGTAGGGAACTGCTTCAAGCTGTACTGAACGCAGAATATCGAGTATTCGGACCGAACGCGTTACCGGAACCGTTTTGGCGGAGGCCGCTCCCTGTGCTCCGGAGACCTGTGTCTCTGAAGTGTATATCTGGTCGTCGCGAAACTTGATTTCGTAAGGTTTGCCCAATGGATCGAGAAGATTAGTTAAGTCGATGCCACCGTCGCGCGCTGCCTGAAACATCTCCGGTTCCGAATGCGGAAACTGATGGCCTTTTTTCCTCCAGGCCTCTAGTGCATTGGATAACTGCTTCTCGGTTTTCCCAAAGAAGTCAAAGCTCGAGTTCCAGGCCAGATAACCATTACTGTTTGGTTCGACACGCCCTTCACCCTGCGTATATACATAGACGCTGAGCCACTGTTTGAATAGCCTGGTCTCAAATCGGTACGGATGTCCCCATGGATCGCGCAGCGACGCCAAGTCGAGGCTATGTCTCTTGGCGATCTTGAGCACCGCATCGCTGGAAGTCGGCACATTTCCAGTTGCAATCTCAGGACTGAGGATTGCCGCCAGCAAATTGCCATTTCCGCTGAAAATGCTTCGCCTCAGGACAGGCAACAAGAAGTCATCCCGGGTGTCAAAAATCTTGTCAGCCCCAGCGCTCTTGAAAGTGAGAATGTACTGGTTCCATTCGAGACTCAACTGAACTCGATAGGGCTGCTGCCACGGGTCCAGCAACACAGCAGGCGAAACGCCGCGCTCTTCAGCGATCTTTCGGAGAATCTTCAGGTCCGCGGTGGAATCCTGGTTACTGGCATCGATTGCCTGCGCCAACTCGCGAAGATTCGACGTCATCGTGCGTTCGAATTCTGACCGGGCTGCGTTTGCTGCCTCGGTATCGTCCTTCTTGATGCGAAGTCCCTCCCCATACTCTTCGGACAGGATTCTCTCAGCGACCAAATCCAAGCCGTCAGGTACCGGCTTGGACATGTCGATCCGGTCAAGATCGCTTCGTTTGACTCCGCTGACTTCGTTGCTGAAATCGTAATCCCAATTTTGGTACTCGCTTGCGAACTCCGTTTCTGTGCGACTACGTTCGTCGACGGCCTTGTCGGTTACTGCTATACCGAAAACACCCGGCGTTGCTCCATCGGTGTCGTTTAGCTTCAGCCCCGCTTGGACGACAGCGCCGGGATGAAGCACAGACGGTAGCCCGACGAATTTCACATCCAAACTGCGGTTTTCCGGATACAAGAATCGCTTTGAGACCGTATCGATGCTGTATGAGGAGGCGTCGTTCAGCGAGTAAGCGCGGAGTTCCATCTCGCCGTGGAAGCGCTCGTCTTTTCGGAAGAAAACATCGGCCGAATTCTTGCGCAGCATTAGCTCCGAAGAACGAAGCACAATTCCGTCGCGCAACAGATCGACCTCAACAAGAGATCCCGGCTTTCCGTGCACGACCGCAGCGATTGGATCATCAGCCGCGAGCAAAGTCTTATTGGTTGAGATCCAGATTGCGGCTCCCTCATCTCTTGCGAAGTAGATGGAATCGTCGAAATGAGACCTTGCGCCACGGCTATCTCTCGCTTCCACCGTGATTTGAACGTTGTGAGCATCTGAGGACTCATCGTCCAGCCGCATGCGTACCTTTGCCAGTCCGTAGCGATTGGTGTGAGTTTGTGCGACTGGCTTTCGAACCTGGTTGTCACTTCCATCGGACCCGCGGAAGTCAATGATGTGCTGCAAGGAAACGTCGCATTCTGCCGGAGTACCGTCCGGATACTGAGTGCTGATGGCGTACTCGCCATCGTGCACATCGCCCCCGGTTTTCTGAACGTAGATATGGATCGGCTCGTGCGTGAGGCGGATGAAGAACCTGCGCTGCTCGGTCCTGCCAGTCGTGTCATCGGTCACGAAGGCTGCATACGTGAGATCGCGCAGGCGACTGTAACTTTCGTCGCGAAAGGCTTGGAGAATCTGCTTCGTATTCGGTTTGAGCGTGAGTTCGCCTTGCGAGTCCAGAATGCCTGTGAGTTCGTCAGCAGAATCAACCTCCCACTGCTGTTTCTTGCTGTTCCATTGC
This Terriglobales bacterium DNA region includes the following protein-coding sequences:
- a CDS encoding alpha-2-macroglobulin family protein, whose protein sequence is MEFRKLGVGAGELPWVRANYQILENGQAISSGTVSLGAIDPELYSLTVAHSDFVERGQAFAFRVTASNPVTHDAVRGAKILADLELDSTDDDEKHLQRSAITNFKGEAVIAYQVPDLDITEASLTLTGLSKRADEKQNEAQKLDISLSVHHRQRVLIQTDKQLFQPGQTVHIRALAIGPDRKMQSRRNLVLKVTDIENQDVLKEQLQTDRFGVASYDWKLDEHAELGTYQIGIGDDEDDDSGARSKNHSQITVSRYELPEFVVNAEPDRPYYLPDQAPAVKISSKYLFGKPVGEGHARLVREDSRQWNSKKQQWEVDSADELTGILDSQGELTLKPNTKQILQAFRDESYSRLRDLTYAAFVTDDTTGRTEQRRFFIRLTHEPIHIYVQKTGGDVHDGEYAISTQYPDGTPAECDVSLQHIIDFRGSDGSDNQVRKPVAQTHTNRYGLAKVRMRLDDESSDAHNVQITVEARDSRGARSHFDDSIYFARDEGAAIWISTNKTLLAADDPIAAVVHGKPGSLVEVDLLRDGIVLRSSELMLRKNSADVFFRKDERFHGEMELRAYSLNDASSYSIDTVSKRFLYPENRSLDVKFVGLPSVLHPGAVVQAGLKLNDTDGATPGVFGIAVTDKAVDERSRTETEFASEYQNWDYDFSNEVSGVKRSDLDRIDMSKPVPDGLDLVAERILSEEYGEGLRIKKDDTEAANAARSEFERTMTSNLRELAQAIDASNQDSTADLKILRKIAEERGVSPAVLLDPWQQPYRVQLSLEWNQYILTFKSAGADKIFDTRDDFLLPVLRRSIFSGNGNLLAAILSPEIATGNVPTSSDAVLKIAKRHSLDLASLRDPWGHPYRFETRLFKQWLSVYVYTQGEGRVEPNSNGYLAWNSSFDFFGKTEKQLSNALEAWRKKGHQFPHSEPEMFQAARDGGIDLTNLLDPLGKPYEIKFRDDQIYTSETQVSGAQGAASAKTVPVTRSVRILDILRSVQLEAVPYGTETEQNRVVAEFVQPYDRQSGRDIQPVKIDEGSFRSNTGAIGGTILDQTGAVVAGASIKVLLGGNGAAIETKSDSNGKFLLRDLKPGSYRISAVAPGFQTMELRDVMVSSASLTRVDVTLRVAYATETVEVTAEASSTLSTSSSVSTHSMRISTPAGSAVVQTLDFTPRLRHDFQETAYWAPALATNSSGRAQLHFKLPDNLTTWKVVAFGSTVDGKMGSAEREFQSFQPFFVDLDTPPVLTVGDQISPPVVLRNYGKSSATMDVSLASAPWFELLSPANTQATVPAGGSSSVDFSFRASNSTPAGKQRVTAKNHTDGDAIEKTVRVHPDGELRHVLAGGLVVDKSHPIVIHVPEDAIPGSLFTRLTVYPNLGSHITRSVEASLVRPYGCGEQTISSTYPSLLLLQLLQAAGKTSVYSVRAEKYVRQGYDRLMNYFDPSGGLTYWGREERKEKPDPALTAYGIEFLTDASSLIAVDETRISSARDWLLKTQLSDGSWEGHFGKGETSSVLFTALALARSANAGDTSAQKQPIEKAVRKAVAWSRLSAAAAESPYDVALELRIAAALHDPEAVTKAKEKLLALSDVDSRGRHWEIKASSPFYGWGHAGDLEATAMAVQALEESCSGPACENDPVIAESIYSLLRSKDEYGVWYSGQATVQVLRALFPLAKKQIHAQGEHLHAWINGKDLSDADVASLQPNAEIADAPRSLDISPYLVTGDNTIEITSDHGVAFASAQAISEYYIPWRDRDAREKSQPGKESGLQFGTHCNLSNLQVGAETQCFVSVKRFGASRWGMLLAEVGLPPGAEVERASLKQLISNGQISRYELQPDKLIFYLWSWRAEGEEFSFKMKLRYPVNAQSAASQLMDYYNPDLQVVLAPQKFTAVKLEGNYLAAASHER